A genomic region of Tsukamurella pulmonis contains the following coding sequences:
- a CDS encoding DUF7373 family lipoprotein codes for MKKSVLSVALVGGAALLAACGTTGGDPVAAPSSAPSSATSSAPANPTVPVPAGLDVGGYPTKARTITVSAQRSWVAEGNRMGDEALIQADEVDPRLTMGGAALRSYPIVETAGLNTRVPDATAAAFGANDFRVGMTTTRGDALKDPNVAVRIGLYRFDTDEAAKKAADAVRTATAGARPVKVTVDGAPEVIASEFKPGTVDAYVVQGPFVVNVSGTGPSTDQGAQFVTKALGLELPKLKGFTPTPVGKIQTLDIDKDGILSRTLPQSNQAEAALFENWYDLAGYKHRVADISNLGTITAAGVDLVGQAGSVVYRTRDAAAATTMVQTAASKNPAVAGIPQLPAVKCMSGGDRTYCWMPVGRYVASVDDTNAAVARQKAAAQFSILATTP; via the coding sequence ATGAAGAAGTCCGTCCTGTCCGTCGCCCTCGTCGGCGGCGCCGCCCTGCTCGCCGCCTGCGGGACCACGGGCGGCGACCCGGTGGCCGCCCCGTCGTCGGCCCCGTCGTCCGCGACGTCCAGCGCCCCCGCGAACCCGACCGTCCCGGTCCCCGCCGGCCTCGACGTCGGCGGCTACCCGACGAAGGCCCGCACCATCACCGTCTCGGCGCAGCGGTCGTGGGTCGCCGAGGGCAATCGGATGGGCGACGAGGCACTGATCCAGGCCGACGAGGTCGATCCGCGGCTGACCATGGGCGGCGCCGCGCTGCGCTCGTACCCCATCGTCGAGACCGCCGGGCTGAACACCCGCGTCCCCGACGCCACCGCCGCCGCGTTCGGCGCCAACGACTTCCGCGTCGGCATGACCACCACGCGCGGTGACGCGCTCAAGGACCCGAACGTCGCCGTACGGATCGGCCTCTACCGGTTCGACACCGACGAGGCGGCGAAGAAGGCGGCGGACGCCGTGCGCACCGCGACCGCCGGCGCGCGTCCCGTGAAGGTCACCGTCGACGGGGCGCCCGAGGTGATCGCCTCCGAGTTCAAGCCCGGCACCGTCGACGCGTACGTCGTACAGGGCCCGTTCGTCGTGAACGTCAGCGGCACCGGCCCCTCCACCGACCAGGGCGCGCAGTTCGTGACCAAGGCCCTCGGCCTGGAACTGCCGAAGCTCAAGGGCTTCACGCCCACCCCCGTCGGCAAGATCCAGACGCTCGACATCGACAAGGACGGCATCCTCTCCCGCACACTGCCGCAGTCGAACCAGGCCGAGGCGGCACTGTTCGAGAACTGGTACGACCTCGCCGGGTACAAGCATCGCGTGGCCGACATCAGCAACCTGGGCACCATCACCGCCGCCGGCGTCGACCTCGTCGGGCAGGCCGGCAGCGTGGTCTACCGCACGCGCGACGCGGCCGCGGCGACCACGATGGTGCAGACGGCGGCGAGCAAGAACCCCGCCGTCGCGGGCATCCCGCAACTGCCGGCGGTGAAGTGCATGAGCGGCGGCGACCGCACCTACTGCTGGATGCCCGTCGGACGGTACGTCGCCTCGGTCGACGACACGAACGCCGCCGTCGCCCGGCAGAAGGCCGCCGCGCAGTTCTCGATCCTCGCGACCACGCCGTAG